A window of Streptomyces gilvosporeus contains these coding sequences:
- a CDS encoding NUDIX hydrolase encodes MTRAREQYGEESAARAATVYGREVTVTDDGLPEWLAPLSRAAATIEPRQLSRFLPPESGGRQSAVLILFGEGPRGPELLLMERAGTLRSHAGQPSFPGGALDPEDGDPDGPGPVRAALREAQEETGLDPSGVQVFGVLPRLYIPVSGFVVTPVLGWWREPSPVRAVDEAETARVFTVPVADLTDPAHRVTTRHPSGHVGPAFLVENALVWGFTAGAIDRILHFAGWEIPWDRDKQVPLDWRS; translated from the coding sequence ATGACGAGAGCACGGGAGCAGTACGGCGAGGAGAGCGCGGCCCGCGCCGCAACGGTGTACGGCCGGGAGGTCACCGTCACGGACGACGGCCTGCCCGAGTGGCTGGCGCCGCTGTCCCGGGCCGCTGCGACGATAGAGCCGCGGCAGCTCAGCCGCTTTCTGCCGCCCGAGAGCGGCGGCCGGCAGTCGGCGGTGCTGATCCTCTTCGGCGAGGGCCCCCGGGGCCCCGAGCTGCTCCTGATGGAACGCGCCGGCACCCTGCGCTCGCACGCCGGCCAGCCCTCCTTCCCCGGTGGCGCCCTCGACCCCGAGGACGGCGATCCGGACGGGCCCGGCCCGGTGCGGGCGGCGCTGCGCGAGGCCCAGGAGGAGACCGGTCTCGATCCCTCGGGCGTCCAGGTCTTCGGCGTGCTGCCGCGGCTCTACATCCCGGTCAGCGGCTTTGTCGTCACACCGGTGCTGGGCTGGTGGCGCGAGCCGAGCCCGGTGCGTGCCGTGGACGAGGCGGAGACGGCCCGGGTCTTCACGGTCCCCGTGGCGGATCTCACGGATCCGGCACATCGGGTCACCACCCGTCACCCCAGTGGCCACGTCGGTCCGGCTTTCCTCGTCGAGAACGCCCTGGTCTGGGGATTTACGGCCGGCGCCATCGACCGGATCCTGCACTTCGCGGGCT